The Deltaproteobacteria bacterium genome contains a region encoding:
- a CDS encoding M20/M25/M40 family metallo-hydrolase, whose product MDANEAKERIEQGLDPDEVQRLLVKLLQTRSPQTELLEREPQVLALIRDVVRPELEAEGIEATIDGMGNLIARLRGAGAAPGLVLVSYAMNAAPSTMPDPYSGEMVDGAPYGLEGPCGWGRGACEQKGSLAAMLSAVKCLARSGWELPGDLYFVTSTAGESGKHESLDYVLSSGAIDARWGLIDGPPEIQLGNKGRIDVRIIVRGRQAHSSRPWDGINAVDGAVKVLERLAPLMPYPEDKSHPELGRVSLTPTDIESFPKSTHTIPGECRIRMDRRLLPGDDADRAVQQLADAIGVIEPYEIALEKEEFMYPCEVGKDAGVVVALGNAIRTMLGREPEYSFSTAANDTGLLNVRGIETVNYGSRAVRFQHTDNDLVPLKSVVESAKVFLFVALQR is encoded by the coding sequence ATGGACGCGAACGAAGCCAAGGAACGCATCGAACAGGGACTGGACCCCGACGAGGTCCAGCGCCTCCTGGTCAAGTTGCTGCAAACACGCAGCCCGCAGACCGAACTGCTGGAAAGGGAGCCGCAGGTGCTCGCCTTGATCCGCGACGTGGTGCGGCCTGAACTCGAGGCCGAGGGCATCGAGGCCACCATCGACGGCATGGGCAACCTCATCGCGCGCCTGCGGGGCGCGGGAGCGGCACCGGGTCTGGTGCTCGTGTCCTACGCCATGAACGCCGCGCCCAGCACCATGCCGGACCCCTATTCCGGAGAGATGGTGGACGGCGCGCCCTACGGGCTCGAAGGGCCGTGCGGCTGGGGCCGCGGCGCGTGCGAGCAGAAGGGCAGCCTGGCGGCGATGCTGAGCGCGGTGAAATGCCTCGCCCGGAGCGGCTGGGAGTTGCCGGGCGACCTCTACTTCGTCACCAGCACCGCGGGCGAGAGCGGCAAGCACGAGTCCCTCGACTACGTGCTGTCCAGCGGCGCCATCGACGCGCGCTGGGGCCTCATCGACGGACCGCCCGAAATCCAGTTGGGCAACAAGGGGCGCATCGACGTGCGCATCATCGTGCGCGGACGCCAAGCCCACAGCAGCCGTCCGTGGGACGGCATCAACGCGGTGGACGGGGCGGTCAAGGTGCTGGAGCGCCTGGCGCCGCTGATGCCCTATCCCGAGGACAAGAGCCACCCCGAACTGGGCCGGGTGTCGCTCACGCCCACCGACATCGAGAGCTTTCCCAAGTCGACCCACACCATTCCCGGCGAGTGCCGCATCCGCATGGACCGCCGGCTGCTGCCGGGGGACGACGCCGACCGCGCGGTGCAACAGCTCGCCGACGCCATCGGCGTCATCGAGCCCTACGAGATCGCGCTGGAGAAGGAAGAGTTCATGTACCCGTGCGAGGTGGGGAAGGACGCGGGCGTGGTGGTGGCTCTCGGCAACGCCATCCGCACCATGCTGGGGCGGGAGCCGGAATACAGCTTCTCCACCGCGGCCAACGACACCGGCCTGCTCAACGTCCGCGGCATCGAGACCGTGAACTACGGTTCCCGCGCCGTCCGCTTCCAACACACGGACAACGACCTGGTCCCCCTCAAGAGCGTGGTGGAGTCGGCCAAGGTCTTCCTGTTCGTGGCGCTGCAGCGCTGA
- a CDS encoding ornithine cyclodeaminase family protein, whose product MLVISEAQVRGLLDLDELIAALEQAHIQFSAGRVVMPVRLVVPLPEIQGRITSMPAFMSEGKALGIKIISYFRDNPQQGLPPILATIALYSAENGRIEVLMDGVYITAIRTACASAMATKALARAETPVLGILGAGTQARTHIRALSRVRSIERVLIWSPSHVNAIYVKEELEDELGFPIQPQESAEAVVRGADVLTAVTDAAEPILDAGWLKPGVHINAVGSHRPEAREMGGDTVKRSTVVVDSLDAIHSECGDILLALEEGAIAPDHVRGEIGEVLAGAKPGRTGDDEITMYKSVGIAAQDVAAASLVYRCARERGIGTEVEI is encoded by the coding sequence ATGCTGGTGATCTCCGAAGCACAGGTAAGGGGACTCCTCGATCTCGACGAACTGATCGCCGCGCTGGAGCAGGCGCATATCCAGTTCTCCGCCGGCCGGGTGGTCATGCCCGTGCGGCTGGTGGTGCCGCTGCCCGAGATCCAGGGGCGCATCACGAGCATGCCGGCGTTCATGAGCGAGGGGAAGGCGCTGGGGATCAAGATCATCTCCTACTTCCGCGACAACCCGCAACAGGGGCTGCCGCCGATCCTGGCCACCATCGCGCTCTACAGCGCCGAGAACGGCAGGATCGAAGTGCTGATGGACGGCGTCTACATCACCGCCATCCGCACCGCTTGCGCCTCCGCCATGGCCACCAAGGCGCTGGCGCGGGCGGAGACACCGGTCCTGGGCATCCTCGGCGCAGGCACCCAGGCGCGCACCCACATCCGGGCGCTCAGCCGGGTGCGTTCCATCGAACGGGTGCTCATCTGGAGCCCGTCGCACGTCAACGCCATATACGTCAAGGAAGAGCTGGAGGACGAGCTGGGTTTCCCGATCCAGCCGCAGGAATCGGCCGAGGCGGTGGTGCGCGGGGCGGACGTCCTGACCGCGGTGACCGACGCCGCCGAACCCATCCTGGACGCCGGCTGGCTCAAGCCCGGCGTCCACATCAACGCCGTGGGCTCGCACCGGCCCGAGGCGCGGGAGATGGGCGGCGACACGGTGAAGCGGTCGACGGTGGTGGTGGACTCGCTGGACGCCATCCATTCCGAGTGCGGGGATATCCTGCTGGCGCTCGAGGAAGGCGCCATCGCGCCGGACCACGTGCGCGGCGAGATCGGCGAGGTGCTCGCCGGCGCCAAGCCCGGCCGCACGGGCGACGACGAGATCACCATGTACAAGTCGGTGGGCATCGCCGCGCAGGACGTGGCCGCGGCGAGCCTCGTCTACCGGTGCGCGCGGGAGCGGGGCATCGGCACCGAGGTGGAGATTTGA